Genomic window (Lycium barbarum isolate Lr01 chromosome 2, ASM1917538v2, whole genome shotgun sequence):
GGCCTTGATACACCGGGGGTATTTGCGTGTAATATGTAATTTGTTGACTATGGTATGTTGCATATATGTCCATTTTATCGTAATAAATACCGATATTCTTGTTAGGGTTACGGGCGTATATTGTGGCTTGGATGGAGGTAGAGAAGATGTTTGGGGCGGATACGTTGAAGGTGAAGATGGTTGTGTCTTGGAGAATAAAACGGGGTTTTTTGGGCTGAAGAATGGCCCATACTATGAGGATAGCTAGTAGAGCTAAGAAGAGGAAGATCATTAGTCCGGCGCAACAGCGCCGGAtgatcttcttcttcttgctctTGTGGTGGCTACACTTTTTTTCCGTCATGTCGGTGGTGGTTGTAGTGGTGGGGGGAGGAGGAGGAGAGGTTGTTTGGAGTGAAGTTTTTTTTAGTGTTGTGAAGGAGAAATGGAAAGGGAGTGGAGATGAGGATTGATTATTTTTATAGAGAGAGTGGGAAAGCGTCGTTTTCCTTTTGGTGcgtaagaaagaaaatgaaagaagaaaatatgtGTTTCTTTTAAGCCACTTGCTTCCTAGAAAGTCTGCTAGCATGGCAAAAGGCTAGTATATATGTCAAATTTCCCCACTTTCTTACCAAAGCATCGaccccacacacaacacacacatacacacacaaacGTATTCTGTCGGTGTATAAGAATCAAATCGTATACAAGATCGGTCTGAGAGTTTAACTAATTAATATTATATACGATGGTATAAATAATTTTCTTCTGCTATTAAGTTACCCATGAAATATCTACaagtaaattttcagaaaataaaCTTGTAAATAAGTGAAGCTATTTGGTATAACAAAATATATATTGGCGACTTGATGATACTAATTTTTCTTTATACTTCCGTGTACATAAGATAAATTCTAGTCTCTAAGTATGTACC
Coding sequences:
- the LOC132625907 gene encoding NDR1/HIN1-like protein 1 — translated: MTEKKCSHHKSKKKKIIRRCCAGLMIFLFLALLAILIVWAILQPKKPRFILQDTTIFTFNVSAPNIFSTSIQATIYARNPNKNIGIYYDKMDIYATYHSQQITYYTQIPPVYQGHKDVNIWSPFVYGNNVPIAPYNGPGLTEDQANGGVWLDFKIDGRVKWKVGSVTTGHYHLHVTCSAYVPLGDHPGNGGIMVGNNAVKYQLSRSCDVSV